In Vibrio bathopelagicus, one DNA window encodes the following:
- the betI gene encoding transcriptional regulator BetI — translation MPKVGMPDIRKPQLVQATMTVIDRVGLHAASIALISKEAGVSTGIINHYFGGKHGLLEETMREILRQLSNTVTTELKALPADAHQQRINAIINGNFEGYQAENQVSKTWLAFWSYSMHDAQLKRLQRVNEKRLISHLLIELKSIFQPEQAELIAHGIASLIDGIWLRGTLNPEGINADKARAIINDYLDKQLTFYSCQRD, via the coding sequence ATGCCCAAGGTTGGGATGCCTGACATACGTAAACCACAGCTTGTTCAAGCCACCATGACGGTGATTGATAGAGTAGGTTTACATGCCGCGAGTATTGCGTTGATCAGCAAAGAAGCGGGAGTCTCCACTGGCATTATTAATCACTATTTTGGTGGAAAGCATGGGCTGCTCGAAGAGACCATGCGAGAAATACTGCGTCAACTTTCGAATACCGTAACAACAGAATTAAAAGCGCTCCCTGCTGATGCTCACCAGCAAAGGATCAACGCTATCATCAACGGTAATTTCGAAGGTTATCAAGCGGAAAATCAAGTGTCGAAAACATGGCTGGCATTCTGGTCTTATTCGATGCATGACGCTCAACTAAAGCGCCTGCAAAGGGTTAATGAAAAGCGTTTGATTTCTCATTTACTTATTGAATTAAAATCGATTTTTCAACCTGAACAAGCGGAATTGATCGCACACGGCATTGCATCATTAATTGATGGGATCTGGTTAAGAGGGACGCTCAATCCTGAAGGCATTAACGCTGATAAAGCACGTGCAATCATCAATGACTACTTAGACAAGCAGCTTACGTTTTACTCGTGTCAGCGCGATTAA